TACACGGGCCCTTCCGGCGCCACCTTCGCCATGACGTCGCGCCGGCCGCCGTACGCGCCCAGCGGCATGCCGCCGCCCACCACCTTCGCCATCGTGGTCAGGTCCGGCTTGAGCTTGTACAGCTCCTGCGCCCCGCCGCGCGCCAGCCGGAAGCCCGTCATCACCTCGTCCAGCACGAAGAGCACGCCGTGTTTCTGGCAGAGCGCCTGCAACCCCTCCAGGAAGCCCGGCCGGGGCACCAGCACGCCCATGTTGCCCACCACCGGCTCGATGATGGCGCAGGCGATGTCCTTGCCCTTCTCCTCGAAGAGGCGCTCCACCGCGGCCAGGTCGTTGAAGGGCGCGGTGAGCGTCAGCGCCGCCAGCGCCGCCGGCACGCCCGGCGAGTCCGGCAGGCCCAGCGTCTCCACGCCGCTGCCCGCCTTCACGAGGAACGGGTCGCCCGCGCCGTGGAAGCAGCCCTCGAACTTGAGGATGTGCTCGCGGCCGGTGAAGCCGCGCGCCACGCGGATGGCGGCCACCGTGGCCTCCGTGCCGCTGGACACCAGGCGCACCTTCTCCACCGACGGCACCGTGGCGCAGAGCAGCTCCGCGAACTCCACCTCCGCCGCGACGGGCGCGCCGAAGGTGGTGCCGCGACGGGCGGCCTCCAGGATGGCCTCGATGATGGGCGGGTACGCGTGCCCGAGGATGAGCGGGCCCCAGCTGCCCACGAGGTCCACGTAGCGGTTGCCGTCCACGTCGGTGAGCCACGCACCGGCGCCCTCGCGGAAGAAGACGGGGTCACCCCCCACGCCACGGAAGGCGCGCACCGGAGAGTTCACCCCACCCGGGATGCGCGCCTGCGCGCGGGCGAAGAGGGCCTGGCTTTGAGCGTGTTTCATGCCGGGTTCCATAGCACGCGCCGGGCGCCGCTCCCCGCCTCGCGTGGGGC
The DNA window shown above is from Corallococcus soli and carries:
- the hemL gene encoding glutamate-1-semialdehyde 2,1-aminomutase: MKHAQSQALFARAQARIPGGVNSPVRAFRGVGGDPVFFREGAGAWLTDVDGNRYVDLVGSWGPLILGHAYPPIIEAILEAARRGTTFGAPVAAEVEFAELLCATVPSVEKVRLVSSGTEATVAAIRVARGFTGREHILKFEGCFHGAGDPFLVKAGSGVETLGLPDSPGVPAALAALTLTAPFNDLAAVERLFEEKGKDIACAIIEPVVGNMGVLVPRPGFLEGLQALCQKHGVLFVLDEVMTGFRLARGGAQELYKLKPDLTTMAKVVGGGMPLGAYGGRRDVMAKVAPEGPVYQSGTLSGNPVAVAAGMACLKALAAPGTYARLEQLGLLLEEGFRAEAKAAGVPVTVNRVGSMLTVFFTAEPVFDYTSAKKADTAKFGRFFHAMLQEGVYLPPSQFEAAFVSLAIGEPEVAHVLAAARKAFRALGDAR